In Phaeobacter inhibens DSM 16374, the following proteins share a genomic window:
- a CDS encoding ABC transporter ATP-binding protein, whose protein sequence is MADASNTSAFVEFERVQKSYDGENLVVKDLNLTMPKGEFLTMLGPSGSGKTTCLMMLAGFETATHGDIRLGGISINNIPPHKRGIGMVFQNYALFPHMTIAENLSFPLEVRSMGKSEREQKVKRALDMVEMGAFGGRRPAQLSGGQQQRVALARALVFEPELVLMDEPLGALDKQLREKMQFEITHLAHQLGITTVYVTHDQTEALTMSDRVAVFNDGRIQQLAPPDQLYEEPSNSFVAQFIGENNTLEGTVKEVNNGIALVQLDDGELIDCKPINVSKPGERTRVSIRPERVEYNKDRMQEGAHTLKAEVLEFIYMGDIFRTRLRVAGNDEFIIKTRNAPDQERLKPGQQIEIGWLPEDCRALDA, encoded by the coding sequence TTGGCTGATGCGTCAAACACGAGCGCGTTCGTTGAATTCGAACGCGTCCAGAAGAGTTATGACGGCGAGAACCTCGTTGTCAAAGATCTGAACCTCACCATGCCGAAAGGTGAATTTTTGACAATGTTGGGCCCGTCCGGTTCGGGTAAGACAACCTGTCTGATGATGCTGGCGGGGTTTGAGACAGCAACCCATGGTGATATCCGGCTGGGCGGTATCTCGATCAACAATATCCCACCCCACAAGCGCGGCATCGGGATGGTGTTTCAGAACTACGCGCTGTTCCCCCATATGACTATTGCCGAAAACCTCAGCTTTCCGCTGGAGGTTCGTAGCATGGGTAAATCCGAGCGTGAGCAGAAGGTGAAGCGCGCGCTTGATATGGTGGAAATGGGGGCCTTCGGAGGGCGTCGACCGGCCCAATTGTCCGGTGGTCAGCAGCAGCGGGTTGCCCTGGCACGGGCGCTGGTGTTTGAGCCTGAACTGGTTCTGATGGACGAACCGCTTGGTGCACTGGATAAGCAGCTGCGGGAAAAGATGCAGTTCGAAATCACCCATCTGGCACATCAACTGGGCATCACTACGGTTTACGTGACGCACGACCAGACCGAAGCGCTGACCATGTCGGATCGCGTCGCTGTATTCAACGACGGCCGCATCCAGCAGCTGGCGCCGCCGGATCAGTTGTATGAAGAGCCGTCCAACAGTTTCGTTGCGCAGTTCATTGGCGAGAACAACACGCTGGAAGGCACTGTCAAAGAGGTCAACAACGGCATCGCGCTGGTGCAGCTGGACGATGGCGAGCTGATCGACTGCAAACCAATCAACGTGTCCAAGCCAGGTGAACGGACCCGCGTTTCGATCCGTCCTGAACGTGTCGAATACAATAAGGACCGGATGCAGGAAGGCGCTCATACGCTGAAGGCGGAAGTGCTGGAATTCATCTACATGGGCGATATTTTCCGCACTCGCTTGCGGGTTGCCGGCAATGATGAGTTCATCATCAAAACCCGCAACGCCCCTGATCAGGAACGGCTGAAGCCTGGCCAGCAGATCGAAATCGGCTGGTTGCCTGAAGATTGCCGCGCGTTGGACGCCTAA
- a CDS encoding acetyl-CoA C-acyltransferase family protein yields the protein MTDIVILDGARTAIGTFGGSLAGTTPIDLATVASKAAMERSGVAPEQIGNVVFGHVINTEPRDMYLSRVAAMQAGIPNGTPAMNVNRLCGSGAQAIVSGIQSLMLGDAEFALTGGAENMSRSPFIVPSARWGQKMGDARALDMMLGALNCPFGTGHMGVTAENVADEHDITRAQMDEFALASQTRAAAAIEAGYFASQITPVEVKVKRDMVPFDVDEHPKASTLETLGGLKAVFKKDGRVTAGNASGINDGAAAIVMATADAARQAGLKPKARILGYAHAGVRPEVMGIGPVPAVQNLLKKTGLSASDFDVVESNEAFAAQALAVNKELGLDPAKVNPNGGAIALGHPVGATGAIITLKTLYELERIGGSKGLITMCIGGGQGIALAIERL from the coding sequence ATGACCGATATCGTGATCCTGGATGGCGCCCGTACCGCCATTGGCACCTTTGGCGGGTCGCTTGCCGGCACCACGCCGATTGATCTGGCAACCGTGGCCTCCAAGGCCGCAATGGAACGCTCCGGCGTTGCGCCGGAACAGATCGGCAATGTGGTATTTGGCCATGTGATCAACACCGAACCCCGCGACATGTACCTGAGCCGGGTGGCGGCGATGCAGGCTGGCATCCCCAATGGTACGCCGGCAATGAACGTGAACCGGCTTTGTGGGTCTGGCGCACAGGCGATTGTCTCCGGCATCCAGTCACTGATGCTGGGGGATGCGGAATTTGCCCTTACCGGTGGCGCCGAAAACATGTCGCGCAGCCCCTTCATCGTGCCAAGCGCACGCTGGGGTCAGAAAATGGGTGATGCGCGGGCACTGGACATGATGCTGGGCGCGCTGAACTGCCCGTTCGGAACCGGCCACATGGGGGTGACCGCCGAAAACGTCGCGGATGAACATGACATTACCCGCGCCCAGATGGATGAATTTGCCCTCGCCAGCCAGACCCGCGCTGCCGCAGCGATCGAGGCCGGATATTTCGCCAGCCAGATCACCCCGGTTGAAGTGAAGGTAAAGCGGGACATGGTGCCGTTTGACGTAGACGAACATCCCAAAGCCAGCACGCTAGAGACACTGGGCGGGCTGAAAGCTGTGTTCAAGAAAGACGGCCGCGTCACGGCCGGCAATGCCAGCGGTATCAACGACGGCGCGGCTGCCATCGTTATGGCCACGGCCGACGCAGCGCGGCAGGCCGGGCTGAAACCCAAAGCGCGCATTTTGGGCTACGCGCACGCCGGTGTCCGCCCCGAGGTCATGGGCATTGGCCCGGTTCCCGCAGTACAGAACCTTCTGAAGAAAACCGGGCTGTCGGCCTCCGATTTTGACGTCGTCGAATCAAACGAAGCCTTTGCGGCGCAGGCACTTGCGGTGAACAAGGAACTGGGGCTCGATCCTGCGAAAGTGAACCCGAACGGCGGCGCGATTGCGCTTGGCCATCCCGTAGGTGCGACTGGTGCAATCATCACGCTGAAGACACTTTATGAATTGGAGCGCATCGGTGGCTCCAAAGGGCTCATCACCATGTGCATCGGTGGCGGTCAGGGCATTGCCTTGGCAATCGAACGTCTCTGA
- a CDS encoding ABC transporter permease translates to MALTPVENQTPGFVALVAAAAGAFFGLFVGTAQGSGLLGVLIGAALVGGLGFALAGMRDQERLIRWVLIAAFAVAGFVMGGLPAAVMGLLFGAFVGWFIFWLSTSRYRVHLAPYLTPGQVLWHYTFRVICGAIFIFLITPILVVMPLSFNAQDFFTFTPEMIRFDPEGYSLKHYRDFFTNADWQQAMWNSIKIAPMATILSVGFGTLAAIGLSQPHVPFRRAIMAILISPMIVPLIISAAGMYFFYSRIGLQGTYFGVVLAHAALGIPFVIITVTATLVGFDRSLTRAAANMGAGPVTTFFRVQMPLILPGVISGGLFAFITSFDEVVVVLFVGSAGQKTLPWQMFIGLREQISPTILAVATILVVVSICLLTVVEMLRRRSERLRGMSPS, encoded by the coding sequence ATGGCTTTGACACCTGTTGAAAACCAAACGCCCGGTTTTGTCGCGCTTGTTGCGGCTGCTGCCGGGGCCTTCTTCGGCCTCTTCGTGGGGACCGCCCAAGGCTCCGGGCTTCTCGGAGTTCTGATTGGCGCAGCTCTTGTCGGTGGACTCGGATTTGCCCTTGCGGGGATGCGTGATCAGGAGCGGTTGATCCGCTGGGTCTTGATCGCAGCCTTTGCTGTTGCGGGCTTCGTAATGGGCGGTCTGCCGGCAGCCGTGATGGGGTTGCTGTTCGGCGCTTTTGTCGGCTGGTTCATTTTCTGGCTCTCGACCTCGCGCTACCGCGTGCATCTGGCGCCATATCTCACTCCGGGGCAGGTGCTGTGGCACTATACGTTCCGGGTGATTTGTGGGGCGATCTTCATCTTCTTGATTACGCCGATTCTGGTGGTGATGCCGCTGTCGTTCAATGCACAGGACTTCTTCACCTTCACGCCGGAAATGATCCGCTTCGATCCTGAAGGATATTCGCTGAAACATTACCGCGATTTCTTCACCAATGCGGATTGGCAGCAGGCGATGTGGAACTCCATCAAGATCGCACCGATGGCGACAATCCTGTCGGTTGGCTTTGGTACCCTCGCTGCGATTGGCCTCAGTCAGCCGCATGTGCCGTTCCGTCGCGCCATCATGGCAATTCTGATTTCGCCCATGATCGTACCACTGATCATTTCGGCTGCGGGTATGTATTTCTTCTACAGCCGGATCGGCCTGCAGGGGACATATTTTGGCGTGGTTCTGGCCCATGCGGCATTGGGGATCCCCTTCGTGATCATCACAGTGACTGCGACGCTGGTTGGCTTTGATCGCTCGCTCACACGGGCTGCGGCGAATATGGGGGCTGGTCCTGTGACCACCTTCTTCCGTGTGCAGATGCCACTGATCCTGCCCGGTGTGATTTCCGGCGGCCTGTTTGCCTTCATCACCTCGTTTGATGAGGTTGTGGTTGTGTTGTTTGTCGGTTCGGCTGGTCAGAAGACGCTGCCCTGGCAGATGTTTATCGGCCTGCGCGAACAGATTTCCCCCACTATTCTGGCGGTGGCGACCATTCTTGTTGTGGTCTCGATCTGTCTCTTGACAGTGGTCGAGATGCTGCGCCGTCGTTCCGAACGTTTGCGCGGGATGAGCCCGAGCTAA
- the tdh gene encoding L-threonine 3-dehydrogenase, with amino-acid sequence MKALEKSHPREGLWMVQAPVPEIGPDEVLIKIRTTGICGTDIHIWNWDEWASHTVPVPMITGHEFAGEIVEIGRNVTDLAVGQRCSGEGHLIQTDSRQSRAGKFHLDPGTRGIGVNEQGAFAQYLKLPAFNVVPLPEDIPDEIGAILDPLGNAVHTALSFDLLGEDVLITGAGPIGVMAAAVARHAGARHVVITDINPDRLALAEHVVPAVRAVNVAEEDLQDVVRELGLKQGFDVGLEMSGSQAALDQMVEALVMGGKIALLGIPPGKSPVDWSRIVFKAITIKGVYGREMFETWYKMIAMLQNGLDVSRVITHRFDVEDFAEGFAAMKSGRSGKVVLRWP; translated from the coding sequence ATGAAGGCGCTGGAGAAAAGCCATCCGCGAGAAGGCCTGTGGATGGTGCAGGCGCCGGTGCCGGAGATCGGTCCAGATGAAGTGCTGATCAAGATCAGAACCACCGGCATCTGCGGCACCGATATCCACATCTGGAACTGGGATGAATGGGCGTCGCACACCGTGCCTGTGCCAATGATTACCGGGCATGAATTTGCGGGTGAAATCGTCGAGATCGGGCGCAATGTCACCGATTTGGCGGTGGGGCAGCGCTGCTCTGGCGAGGGGCATCTGATCCAGACGGATTCGCGCCAGTCCCGGGCGGGTAAGTTCCACCTGGACCCCGGCACCCGTGGTATCGGGGTGAATGAGCAGGGCGCTTTCGCGCAGTATCTCAAACTGCCGGCCTTCAACGTGGTGCCGCTGCCGGAGGATATCCCGGATGAGATCGGCGCCATCCTCGACCCGCTGGGCAACGCCGTCCATACCGCACTCAGCTTTGACCTGCTGGGGGAAGATGTACTGATCACCGGTGCCGGCCCTATCGGCGTCATGGCGGCTGCAGTGGCACGACATGCCGGCGCGCGGCATGTGGTAATCACCGACATCAACCCGGACCGCTTGGCGTTGGCAGAACACGTTGTCCCGGCGGTGCGTGCGGTGAATGTCGCAGAGGAAGACCTGCAGGACGTGGTGCGCGAACTGGGTCTGAAGCAGGGTTTTGACGTCGGGCTGGAGATGTCCGGCAGTCAGGCCGCGCTGGATCAGATGGTGGAGGCGCTGGTAATGGGTGGCAAAATTGCCTTGCTCGGCATTCCTCCGGGCAAATCTCCCGTCGATTGGAGCCGCATCGTGTTCAAGGCGATCACCATCAAAGGCGTTTACGGCCGCGAGATGTTCGAGACCTGGTATAAGATGATCGCCATGCTGCAGAATGGTCTGGATGTCAGCCGGGTCATTACCCATCGGTTTGATGTCGAGGATTTCGCGGAAGGCTTCGCTGCGATGAAGTCCGGTCGCAGCGGCAAAGTCGTGTTGCGCTGGCCCTGA
- a CDS encoding glycine C-acetyltransferase has protein sequence MSTDFLTDISKTLEEIKADGLYKRERMITSPQGGEIRVGDAAVINLCANNYLGLADHPDLIAAARGVMDDKGFGMASVRFICGTQDIHRELEQRLAKFLGKDDAILFAACFDANGGLFEPLLGPEDAIISDSLNHASIIDGIRLCKAKRYRYLNSDMNDLEAWLKQAREDGARHIMIATDGVFSMDGYLAKLPEIRALADKYDAIVMVDDCHATGFMGATGAGTPEHFGVDVDIVTGTLGKALGGAIGGYIAGPQPVIDLLRQRARPYLFSNSLPPSIVAAGLEAIRLVEEGNGSRAQLFENAKYWRAGLEKLGFDLLPGEHPIIPVMLGEAQLAQDMASRLFDEGVYVSGFFFPVVPRGQARIRTQMNAALTRDELDRALAAFGKVGKELGILS, from the coding sequence ATGTCCACTGATTTTCTGACCGACATCTCCAAGACCCTGGAAGAGATCAAAGCCGATGGTCTCTACAAGCGGGAACGAATGATCACCTCCCCTCAGGGGGGCGAGATCAGGGTTGGAGATGCAGCAGTCATCAACCTTTGTGCCAACAATTACCTCGGCTTGGCAGATCATCCCGATCTGATCGCTGCCGCGCGTGGTGTGATGGATGATAAGGGTTTTGGCATGGCCTCTGTCCGCTTCATCTGTGGCACACAGGATATCCACCGTGAGCTGGAGCAACGTCTGGCGAAGTTTCTCGGTAAGGATGACGCGATTCTGTTTGCTGCCTGTTTCGATGCGAATGGCGGGTTGTTTGAGCCGCTGTTGGGGCCGGAGGATGCGATCATCTCTGACAGCCTGAACCATGCGTCGATCATCGACGGCATCCGGCTGTGCAAGGCCAAGCGCTACCGTTACCTGAACAGCGACATGAACGACCTGGAGGCCTGGCTGAAACAGGCACGTGAGGACGGGGCGCGGCATATCATGATCGCCACCGACGGCGTGTTCTCGATGGATGGCTATCTGGCGAAGCTGCCGGAAATCCGGGCGCTGGCGGACAAATACGATGCCATCGTGATGGTGGATGACTGCCACGCAACCGGCTTCATGGGGGCCACTGGCGCAGGCACGCCGGAGCACTTCGGGGTGGACGTGGATATCGTCACCGGAACATTGGGCAAAGCACTTGGGGGGGCTATCGGCGGTTACATCGCCGGGCCGCAGCCAGTGATCGACCTCCTGCGGCAGCGGGCGCGGCCCTATTTGTTCTCCAATTCGCTGCCGCCATCGATTGTCGCTGCCGGGCTGGAGGCAATCCGGCTGGTGGAGGAAGGCAACGGCTCACGCGCCCAGCTGTTCGAGAATGCGAAATATTGGCGCGCTGGGCTGGAGAAGCTTGGATTCGATCTCTTGCCGGGTGAGCACCCGATCATTCCGGTGATGCTGGGCGAAGCACAGCTGGCGCAGGACATGGCATCCCGGCTATTCGATGAAGGTGTCTATGTCTCCGGTTTCTTTTTCCCGGTGGTGCCGCGTGGTCAGGCCCGCATTCGCACTCAGATGAATGCGGCGCTGACGCGAGATGAGCTGGACCGCGCATTGGCCGCTTTTGGCAAAGTGGGCAAGGAACTGGGAATTCTGTCATGA
- a CDS encoding extracellular solute-binding protein, producing MKLTKLTALAATTALCAPMAMAADMANEMTIVSWGGAYQESQLKAYVVPYQEMHPDLKVIWDESSAEATAKMRAMTEAGNVTWDLVDVVASDAMRMCDEGLAAELDHDEVLAAAPDGTPASEDFGELIVSDCFVPQIVYSTTFGYRMDKVGDTPPSSICDIFDTAKYPGKRALQKRPIDNVEWALYCDGVAKDEIYDVLSTDEGVERALAKLDSIKDQVVWWTAGAETPQLLADGEVVMGSTFNGRLFSAIAEQNQPIDMLWDMQSFDLDGWIVPADLPEDRKARVMDFLKFATDTQRLADQAKFISYGPARASSAPLVGKHAILGIDMAPHMPTDPANAGNVHVYDYEWWADNRDDLDAKFQAWLAK from the coding sequence ATGAAACTCACCAAACTGACTGCCCTGGCGGCCACCACGGCGTTGTGTGCGCCGATGGCGATGGCCGCCGATATGGCCAACGAAATGACCATCGTGTCCTGGGGCGGCGCCTATCAGGAAAGCCAGCTGAAGGCATATGTCGTTCCCTATCAGGAAATGCACCCTGATCTGAAAGTGATCTGGGACGAAAGCTCGGCCGAAGCGACCGCAAAAATGCGCGCTATGACCGAAGCTGGCAATGTGACCTGGGATCTGGTCGATGTGGTTGCCTCCGACGCCATGCGCATGTGTGACGAAGGCCTGGCCGCTGAGCTGGATCACGACGAAGTGCTGGCTGCGGCGCCTGACGGCACCCCCGCAAGCGAAGACTTCGGCGAGCTGATCGTGAGCGACTGCTTTGTACCGCAGATCGTTTATTCGACCACTTTCGGCTATCGCATGGACAAAGTGGGTGACACCCCGCCATCCTCCATCTGCGATATCTTTGACACTGCAAAGTATCCCGGCAAGCGCGCCCTGCAGAAGCGTCCGATCGACAACGTCGAATGGGCTCTGTACTGCGATGGCGTCGCCAAGGATGAGATCTATGACGTGCTGAGCACCGATGAAGGTGTGGAGCGCGCGCTGGCCAAGCTGGACAGCATCAAGGATCAGGTTGTCTGGTGGACCGCTGGTGCAGAAACGCCTCAGCTGCTGGCCGACGGTGAAGTCGTCATGGGCTCGACCTTCAACGGCCGTCTGTTCTCGGCCATCGCTGAGCAGAACCAGCCAATCGACATGCTGTGGGATATGCAGTCCTTTGACCTCGACGGCTGGATTGTTCCTGCTGACCTGCCCGAAGATCGCAAGGCTCGCGTGATGGACTTCCTGAAGTTCGCCACCGACACCCAGCGTCTGGCTGATCAGGCGAAATTCATCTCCTATGGTCCGGCGCGTGCGTCGTCTGCACCGCTGGTTGGTAAGCACGCCATTCTGGGTATCGACATGGCGCCGCACATGCCAACCGATCCGGCAAATGCTGGCAACGTGCATGTCTATGACTACGAATGGTGGGCCGATAACCGTGATGATCTGGATGCAAAATTCCAGGCATGGCTGGCCAAGTAA
- a CDS encoding ABC transporter permease: MSDTTHTGPVLAADGTPLKRSLARALRMQKIRALMLIAPLLLFVLLTFILPIADMLFRSVENKIVSDTLPKTVVALKDWDANSGETPDEAIFAALAADLQVAAQEKTHTRVGSRLNYENPGISSLFRKAGRKVKRWDLAEDGPFREQFIKIDEDWADPEVWRTIQTYSGAYTNGYFLNAADFQKGAEGAELRPENERIYGTLFLRTLIMSLAITVSCIVLGYPVAWILANLPSRTANLLMILVLLPFWTSLLVRTSAWKVMLQQQGVINDTLVWLGLVADDARLVMINNQFGTIVAMTHILLPFMILPMYSVMQTINPSYLRAAKSLGATNWTAFWRVYFPQSVPGIGAGSILVFILAIGYYITPELVGGTKGVFISNRIAFHISQSLNWGLAAALGSILLVVVLALYWAYDKIVGIDNVKLG, encoded by the coding sequence ATGAGCGATACCACCCACACCGGACCGGTCCTGGCCGCCGATGGCACGCCGCTGAAGCGTAGCCTGGCCCGAGCTCTCCGGATGCAGAAAATTCGCGCCCTGATGTTGATCGCGCCGCTTCTGCTGTTTGTTCTTCTGACCTTCATTCTCCCGATTGCCGACATGTTGTTCCGCTCGGTTGAGAATAAGATCGTCTCTGATACCCTACCCAAGACCGTGGTTGCGCTCAAAGACTGGGATGCAAATTCGGGCGAGACGCCGGATGAGGCGATATTCGCGGCGCTAGCTGCTGATCTTCAGGTTGCCGCGCAGGAAAAGACTCATACCCGTGTAGGCTCGCGTCTGAACTACGAAAATCCGGGCATTTCCTCACTCTTCCGCAAGGCTGGGCGCAAGGTCAAACGTTGGGATCTGGCTGAGGATGGTCCATTCAGGGAGCAGTTCATCAAAATCGATGAAGATTGGGCTGACCCGGAGGTCTGGCGCACCATTCAGACCTATTCCGGGGCCTATACCAACGGTTACTTCCTGAATGCTGCCGACTTCCAGAAAGGTGCTGAAGGGGCTGAGCTGCGACCGGAAAACGAACGCATCTATGGTACGCTTTTCCTGCGCACCCTGATCATGTCGCTGGCGATCACTGTGAGCTGTATTGTTCTGGGCTATCCTGTGGCTTGGATTCTGGCCAACTTGCCGTCGCGCACTGCAAACTTGTTGATGATCCTGGTGCTGTTGCCGTTCTGGACATCGTTGCTGGTGCGGACCTCCGCCTGGAAAGTCATGTTGCAGCAACAAGGTGTTATCAATGATACGCTGGTTTGGTTGGGGTTGGTCGCAGATGATGCGCGCCTAGTCATGATCAACAACCAATTCGGTACGATTGTGGCGATGACCCACATCCTGCTGCCGTTCATGATCCTGCCGATGTACTCTGTGATGCAGACGATTAACCCTTCCTATCTGCGCGCGGCCAAATCCCTTGGCGCGACCAATTGGACAGCCTTCTGGCGGGTCTATTTCCCGCAGTCGGTGCCGGGTATCGGTGCGGGGTCGATCCTCGTCTTCATTCTGGCGATTGGCTACTACATTACGCCGGAACTGGTTGGCGGCACCAAAGGTGTCTTCATCTCCAACCGGATTGCCTTCCACATCTCGCAATCGCTCAACTGGGGTCTTGCTGCGGCACTTGGCAGTATTCTGCTGGTCGTCGTCCTCGCGCTCTACTGGGCCTATGACAAGATTGTCGGCATCGACAACGTGAAACTGGGATAA
- a CDS encoding helix-turn-helix domain-containing protein, whose product MTEHVDDILTLLPARLKEARRAQGLSLEAVANLSGVSRSMVSQIERGESSPTIATLWNLTRALQVDFAGLLDSNEAQDSIEILRDGDVPSIENMGEGCLIRILSPPEDAGGHEVYDIRLKDGGALNSQPHGRGTVEHVTVLEGAVALTSGSATDRLHAGDTARYAADVTHSIAALGGAARVFLIVKNA is encoded by the coding sequence ATGACGGAACATGTAGACGATATCCTGACCCTGTTGCCTGCCCGCCTGAAAGAGGCGCGCCGGGCCCAGGGCCTCAGCCTTGAGGCGGTGGCCAATCTCTCTGGTGTCAGCCGCTCTATGGTAAGCCAGATCGAACGCGGAGAAAGCTCACCTACAATTGCGACCCTTTGGAATTTGACGCGCGCACTACAGGTTGATTTTGCCGGGCTCCTGGACAGCAATGAGGCGCAGGACAGTATTGAAATCCTGCGCGATGGCGATGTCCCTTCGATTGAGAATATGGGCGAGGGATGCCTCATCCGCATTCTATCCCCGCCGGAAGACGCCGGTGGGCACGAGGTCTACGATATCCGCCTCAAGGATGGTGGTGCGCTGAACAGTCAGCCGCACGGGCGGGGTACAGTTGAACATGTAACCGTGCTGGAAGGGGCCGTGGCGCTCACCTCTGGCAGCGCCACAGATCGGCTGCATGCAGGAGATACCGCACGATATGCCGCAGATGTGACCCATTCCATTGCAGCATTGGGAGGCGCGGCCCGCGTTTTCCTGATCGTGAAGAACGCGTGA
- a CDS encoding aspartate aminotransferase family protein, whose protein sequence is MTAITNHLPTAELQALDAAHHMHPFTANGELAEKGARIITRARGVTLTDSEGNEILDAMAGLWCVNIGYGRDELADVAARQMRELPYYNTFFQTTHAPAIALAAKIAELAPDGLNHVFFAGSGSEANDTNIRMVRHYWAMKGKPTKSVIISRKNGYHGSSVGSGSLGGMTAMHEQGGLPIPDIHHINQPNWWAEGGDMSAEDFGLARAQELEQAILELGEDRVAAFIAEPVQGAGGVIVPPATYWPEIQRICDKYEILLIADEVICGFGRTGNWFGSQTVGIRPDIMTIAKGLSSGYAPIGGSIVSDEIASVIGSGEFNHGYTYSGHPVAAAVALENLRILEEENIIGHVRDVAAPYLKEKWEALADHPLVGEAKIVGMMGSIALTPNKATRAGFAAEGGTVGYICRERCFANNLVMRHVGDRMIISPPLVITPEEIDTLIARARQSLDECYAALQDQDMLRSA, encoded by the coding sequence ATGACTGCGATTACAAATCACCTGCCCACAGCCGAGCTTCAGGCGCTGGACGCGGCCCATCACATGCATCCTTTTACCGCCAATGGCGAGTTGGCTGAAAAAGGCGCGCGGATCATCACCCGCGCCCGCGGGGTTACACTGACAGACAGTGAGGGCAATGAGATCCTGGATGCCATGGCCGGCCTCTGGTGTGTGAATATTGGCTACGGCCGTGACGAACTTGCGGATGTCGCGGCGCGCCAGATGCGTGAGCTGCCTTATTACAACACCTTCTTTCAGACCACCCATGCACCGGCTATCGCGCTGGCTGCGAAGATCGCTGAGCTGGCGCCGGACGGGCTCAACCATGTGTTTTTTGCCGGGTCAGGATCTGAAGCTAATGACACCAACATCCGGATGGTACGCCATTATTGGGCGATGAAGGGCAAGCCGACAAAATCGGTGATCATCAGCCGCAAAAATGGCTATCATGGGTCCTCTGTCGGCAGTGGTAGCCTCGGCGGCATGACCGCGATGCATGAGCAGGGTGGTCTGCCGATTCCGGATATCCATCATATCAATCAACCGAATTGGTGGGCCGAAGGCGGCGATATGTCGGCTGAAGATTTCGGTCTTGCACGGGCGCAAGAGCTGGAACAGGCGATTCTTGAGCTGGGCGAAGATCGCGTTGCGGCCTTTATTGCTGAACCTGTGCAGGGTGCTGGCGGTGTGATTGTACCACCCGCAACCTATTGGCCAGAAATCCAGCGTATCTGTGACAAATACGAGATCCTGCTGATTGCAGACGAGGTGATCTGCGGGTTTGGGCGGACTGGAAATTGGTTTGGTAGCCAGACTGTGGGTATTCGTCCCGACATCATGACAATCGCCAAGGGGCTGTCCTCCGGCTATGCGCCGATTGGCGGCTCGATTGTCAGTGATGAGATCGCGTCGGTGATCGGTTCCGGCGAATTCAATCACGGATACACCTATTCGGGCCATCCGGTGGCGGCTGCTGTCGCGCTTGAAAACCTGCGTATCCTGGAAGAGGAAAACATCATCGGCCATGTGCGCGATGTGGCCGCGCCCTATCTCAAGGAAAAATGGGAGGCGCTGGCAGATCATCCGCTGGTGGGGGAGGCCAAGATTGTCGGCATGATGGGGTCCATTGCCCTGACCCCGAACAAGGCGACACGTGCGGGCTTCGCCGCCGAGGGTGGCACCGTCGGCTATATCTGTCGCGAGCGTTGTTTCGCCAACAATCTGGTGATGCGCCATGTCGGCGACCGGATGATTATTTCGCCACCGCTGGTCATCACACCGGAGGAGATCGATACCCTTATTGCGCGGGCGCGTCAGTCCCTTGATGAATGCTATGCGGCCTTGCAGGATCAGGACATGCTGCGAAGCGCCTGA